GGAGATCTTTTCTCCAACGATCAAACCAAGAACGGAGGGTCCCAGGAGGATGCGTCCAAGTCCAACGAACCGGCCGTCGACCTGAACACCGAGCTGCAGGAGACTTTCCGTGCCTTTTCCGCAAGCCCCTGGGGCTCACGCCTGGGTGATATCTGGGGCACCGTCCGCAAGCAGGGAGAGACTTACTACGAAGGCGCTCGACAGGAATACGCCGCGGCTAGTGAGGAAGCTGTCAAGGGTTTCTCCGATCTCAAAGAAAGTCTTGTTGGGCGGACGAGGGGCTTATCACTCGGCACAGCGTTAGGCACCACTGAACAAGGTACAACAGACGGCTCCCTGACACCTACTGAATCCAGCGCCGAATATCCCTCGAAGACAGAACAGCAGAAAGATGGCGGCGACCAGAAGGCTGCTGCCGGCGACAGCTTTCTCACTCGCTTCAAGGCGGAGGCGGCTCGACGGCTGAaagagattgagaaggcAGAGGAAGCTGCAGACGAGGCGATTATGCGGTTCGGAATGAATATCACGCAGAAATTACGAGAGGCTGTTACAATCGTGCCCCCGGAGGAGGAGTCGGGCTCGAAGATGCTGTTCGAGAGCAAAGATGCTGAAGGCAAGAGGGTTATTCATGCTACACGTTTTGAAGCTCAGCTTCATGTCATCCACACGACCCTCGAGAGCTTCCTCAAGGATCCTGCTAGTGACAAGTGGCCCGAGTTCCAAAAATCATTCAACATCGATGAGAAAACTGGGTCTATTGCTGCGGATCTGGAAAAGTACCCTGAATTGCGCACCGCAATGGAGAAGCTTGTCCCGGAGAAGGTGCAGTACACGGATTTCTGGTCTCGGTATTATTTCCTCCGTCTTGTTATCGAAACcgaggagcagaagaggaaggagctACTCAAGGGTATGGCCACGCACCTTCCAAGATAATTACTTAGGATTTCCCTCGGCTAACATCGTTCTCTCATCTTTGCAGGTGCCAACGccaaggaagaggaagaagttggTTGGGATGACGACTCTGACGATGATACCGACTCTCCTTCGACTCCCCAGGTCTCGGACAAGGCCAAGAGCAGCAAGGATGCTGCCCCTCCAGCCTCTACAGAATCCAACACCCTGAAACCCAACGAGCCCCGTCGATCGAATGACCAGGGTTCGCAACCCGACAGCGAGTCCAGCTACGATCTCGTCAGCGGTGCCACTAGTCGAACTCCCGCTAGCCCTAGAGAGAAAtccaaggacgatgacagcgATGATGATTGGGAGTAGGAGTCTGGTTTTCCATCAAACATTTCGTGCAGGCCAGTGTGCATTTACCGCCAGCGCCAAGTAATATCGATGTATTCAGTCCCGATTTAGTTATTTCTACTCCAGCCACTGGATGGTCCGAGAGATGCAACTAGGCGGGATACAAGGAGTTGGGCTAGTTGTCGGCTTTTTTGCTCCTTTCTCTGTGCTAAATAAGGCGTTCTAGGGTTTCCATGTTCGTTATTTGTGCTCTGCCATGTATCTCTCTACTTAGCGATGATCATTTGATACTAGGTTCGCAGTCTACGTCCCCTGGTTGCTCACTTTGAATTTACACTACTACCAAGAATGTCTGAAAAACTCAAGAGCAGGCATTCCATCAATATGTTGATGGCAGTGAATCTAGAGTAATTTAAATTTCAAGACCAATCCTGAGCAAGGAACCCTCTATCACATTCATCACATTCATCACATCTCGGAAATGCCATTAGAGcaaaatatattaataaactagaGACCAAGAGGTGATCCCCTTCTCTGTTACTCGTCTGTACGTGCTGGGGAACCTCGCGTTCCATTATTCGGCCTCAGATCACGCGTTCTCGAAACAGACCGTCTCGCCTGTGAAGGAGTTTCCGGTGTGCCCTCCCTCGAGCGAAGCTGATATCCCGGAATTCTCTCCGTCGGTGTATATGGGACTTCGCTCGGCTCTCGAGAGTATCCGATTGAGGCACCTTCCGGCATTGCAGTGGACTGATAGTCTTCCCCTCGTCGCTTTACTGGGCTTTCATCATAGGGGTCCCAGCCTACCCTTCGCCTTGCGTCAGCCCGTAggcgttgacgatgttgCTCGTCTCCTCCGGCACCGGTAGTTGCAGACTCTTCTAAGAAAAAGTTGAGCAGCTCATCACTGATTGATAGATGCGATAGCTGTTGGAATTGTTGGAGGGAGGTCAGGCGCAGAAGCGTTTCGAGGAGTGAGAGAGAGGTGCGGATATTATTGAAGAGAGGATTTGAAACTGTATTCGTGCCTTGGGACTTTTCTGGTCGCGGGGAGGATGTGTGGGGAGTTTTGCTGTCCGAATTCATGGAGAGTTGCGCCATCTTCCTAGAGTCGGGGGACCTTGAGACTTCTTCATCCGACTCAGTTTCTgattcatcatcctcgttgTAAACCTCCAAAGCAATCCACTCCGGATCAAGATCTTTGGGCAATCTCCACTCCTCGGGGATGGAGCTTTCATGGAAGCTAGGACTTGGGGAGGTCGAGTTGGACCCGATCAACTGGGCATCCAATTGCGCCTGCACTTCGTCCACTTCGTCATGATCTGGTTCAGTTGCGGCGTCAGAGCCAGCCATATCTCGTTCAACCATACGTCGCGGTGGAATGGCATTCGTGTCTCGTTTCAACAAGAGGACCGGGTTATTTGTTTCGCCGTCGGTGCTGATATTAAGAATCTTGCCAGTGTCCGCATAAAATATTTTGGAGATCTGATGGATGGGTATAATGTCACGAATCCCTGCAGCGTCGATCTCCTCATAACcctgaggttgaggttcgGTTTCATTGAATGTATGAACCCTTCCATCATCTAGGTCCTCTACCATCAGAATTTGATAGGCATACTCGTCGATTCTCCCCTCTGCAGGAAGTTGCAGCATCCGCGGCCGATTTTCTGGAAGGATTGCCATGTCCATTGGGACTCGCCGTAATTTTAAGCGGGCCTTATGCATGACCTCCTTCCATGTCGTTTCGCGAATACTTTCTTCATCATGAGGGCGGAGATGACTTGCAAAAAGCATGTACACTGATACAGTGAAAGTGGGGCCAATTTGAACTGCTTGTGATGGGGAAAGGGAGTACTGCGTGTCACCAGCAGTGAGAAATGTGCTCGCCTGTAACAATCGGGAAGGTGATATC
Above is a window of Aspergillus puulaauensis MK2 DNA, chromosome 2, nearly complete sequence DNA encoding:
- a CDS encoding BSD domain-containing protein (COG:S;~EggNog:ENOG410PK3G;~InterPro:IPR005607,IPR035925;~PFAM:PF03909), coding for MDIYDHVQGDLFSNDQTKNGGSQEDASKSNEPAVDLNTELQETFRAFSASPWGSRLGDIWGTVRKQGETYYEGARQEYAAASEEAVKGFSDLKESLVGRTRGLSLGTALGTTEQGTTDGSLTPTESSAEYPSKTEQQKDGGDQKAAAGDSFLTRFKAEAARRLKEIEKAEEAADEAIMRFGMNITQKLREAVTIVPPEEESGSKMLFESKDAEGKRVIHATRFEAQLHVIHTTLESFLKDPASDKWPEFQKSFNIDEKTGSIAADLEKYPELRTAMEKLVPEKVQYTDFWSRYYFLRLVIETEEQKRKELLKGANAKEEEEVGWDDDSDDDTDSPSTPQVSDKAKSSKDAAPPASTESNTLKPNEPRRSNDQGSQPDSESSYDLVSGATSRTPASPREKSKDDDSDDDWE
- a CDS encoding RanGTP-binding protein (COG:S;~EggNog:ENOG410PFRW;~InterPro:IPR008812;~PFAM:PF05508); this translates as MDTFLTRLTQQAMNYAIRSGITITASYAIRQSSRLLKNVEKSAERDELLALQQRLESKVQVVSPAIDMIELIAARGNTSLESAVSLTKSLRLDIQSLGQRLATAAQSEEQIQKGGKTSRDFSRSKELIILIIQDIKRLLVRIEDAVPLMNLAITTSGAKLSTNLPSTISPSRLLQASTFLTAGDTQYSLSPSQAVQIGPTFTVSVYMLFASHLRPHDEESIRETTWKEVMHKARLKLRRVPMDMAILPENRPRMLQLPAEGRIDEYAYQILMVEDLDDGRVHTFNETEPQPQGYEEIDAAGIRDIIPIHQISKIFYADTGKILNISTDGETNNPVLLLKRDTNAIPPRRMVERDMAGSDAATEPDHDEVDEVQAQLDAQLIGSNSTSPSPSFHESSIPEEWRLPKDLDPEWIALEVYNEDDESETESDEEVSRSPDSRKMAQLSMNSDSKTPHTSSPRPEKSQGTNTVSNPLFNNIRTSLSLLETLLRLTSLQQFQQLSHLSISDELLNFFLEESATTGAGGDEQHRQRLRADARRRVGWDPYDESPVKRRGEDYQSTAMPEGASIGYSREPSEVPYTPTERIPGYQLRSREGTPETPSQARRSVSRTRDLRPNNGTRGSPARTDE